One genomic segment of Stenotrophomonas sp. 704A1 includes these proteins:
- a CDS encoding histidine phosphatase family protein, whose protein sequence is MRILLARHGETPWNAEGRYQGQIDIPLSPIGEAQAQALGARLASVDITRAVASPLSRAQRTAQLALGAARADMLLTEPELQEIAHGEWEGLLASEIHEKDPSRLQAWREEPDTVLMPGGESLRLVLERSWRGLARATEGLGEHDTLLVVAHDAVNRVILCRVLGLPISRLWTFRQAPTTLNLLEGADLDSLEVVRLNDCAHHTPFFGEAKHRAL, encoded by the coding sequence ATGCGCATCCTGCTTGCCCGCCACGGCGAAACGCCGTGGAACGCCGAAGGCCGCTACCAAGGCCAGATCGACATCCCGCTGTCGCCCATCGGCGAAGCCCAGGCCCAGGCCCTTGGCGCCCGCCTGGCTTCGGTCGACATCACCCGTGCCGTCGCCTCGCCGCTGTCACGCGCGCAGCGCACCGCGCAGCTGGCCCTCGGCGCCGCACGGGCCGACATGCTGCTGACCGAGCCGGAACTGCAGGAAATCGCCCACGGTGAGTGGGAGGGCCTGCTGGCCAGCGAGATCCACGAGAAGGACCCGTCGCGCCTGCAGGCCTGGCGCGAGGAACCCGATACCGTGCTGATGCCCGGCGGTGAATCGCTCCGCCTGGTGCTGGAACGCAGCTGGCGTGGCCTGGCCCGCGCCACCGAAGGCCTCGGCGAGCACGACACGCTGCTGGTGGTTGCCCATGACGCGGTCAACCGGGTGATCCTGTGCAGGGTGCTGGGCCTGCCGATCTCCCGCCTGTGGACCTTCCGCCAGGCACCGACCACGCTCAACCTGCTCGAAGGCGCCGACCTGGACAGCCTGGAGGTGGTGCGCCTGAACGACTGCGCCCACCACACGCCGTTCTTCGGCGAAGCCAAGCACCGCGCACTCTGA
- the folC gene encoding bifunctional tetrahydrofolate synthase/dihydrofolate synthase, with the protein MTNTPTTLADWLDYIERQHPASIDMGLQRVRSVATAMGLGAPARRTIVVGGTNGKGSTVAFIEAIARAAGWKVGAYTSPHLLRYNERVRIDGQDVDDAALVAAFNAVEAARGDTTLTYFEYGTLAALQLFAAADLDLAVLEVGLGGRLDAVNIVDADVAVITTVDIDHAEWLGEDREAIGTEKAGIIRGWKPVILGETDPPSSVLARAYLLGANAIRGGSDYFHEPIDAQRWRWRDVGTRLELPTPALAGPIQLANAGAAIAALRALDKPVPRAAWAEGVAAARIAGRLQAFERDGVQIRVDVGHNPQAAAQLARALNAEAVPGRTLAVYAALQDKDAVGVVQALQDVVGDWTLAGLDGPRGQSAAQLQVRLADTVAGTAALADTVEQALAQVLARAERGDRVLVFGSFHTAAAALQGLQARA; encoded by the coding sequence GTGACGAACACCCCGACCACCCTGGCCGATTGGCTGGATTACATTGAACGCCAGCACCCGGCCAGCATCGACATGGGACTGCAGCGCGTGCGCAGCGTGGCCACGGCGATGGGCCTGGGCGCACCGGCCAGGCGCACCATCGTGGTCGGTGGTACCAACGGCAAGGGCTCGACCGTCGCCTTCATCGAAGCCATCGCGCGTGCCGCCGGCTGGAAGGTCGGTGCCTATACGTCGCCGCACCTGCTGCGCTACAACGAGCGCGTGCGCATCGATGGCCAGGACGTGGACGATGCCGCGCTGGTTGCTGCGTTCAATGCCGTCGAAGCGGCGCGCGGTGACACCACGCTGACCTATTTCGAGTACGGCACGCTGGCTGCGCTGCAGCTGTTCGCCGCTGCCGACCTCGACCTGGCCGTGCTGGAAGTGGGGCTGGGGGGCCGCCTGGACGCCGTCAACATCGTCGATGCCGATGTGGCGGTGATCACCACCGTGGACATCGACCACGCCGAGTGGCTGGGCGAGGACCGCGAGGCGATCGGCACCGAGAAGGCCGGCATCATCCGCGGCTGGAAGCCGGTGATCCTGGGCGAGACCGATCCGCCGTCGAGCGTGCTGGCGCGTGCCTATCTGCTGGGGGCCAATGCGATCCGTGGCGGCAGCGACTACTTCCATGAACCGATCGATGCACAGCGCTGGCGCTGGCGCGATGTCGGTACGCGGCTGGAACTGCCGACGCCGGCGCTGGCCGGCCCGATCCAGCTGGCCAACGCAGGCGCTGCGATCGCCGCACTGCGCGCGCTGGACAAGCCGGTGCCGCGCGCGGCCTGGGCTGAAGGCGTGGCGGCGGCGCGGATTGCCGGCCGCCTGCAGGCGTTCGAGCGCGACGGCGTGCAGATCCGCGTCGATGTCGGCCACAACCCGCAGGCCGCCGCGCAGCTGGCGCGGGCACTGAACGCCGAGGCGGTGCCTGGGCGCACCCTGGCCGTCTACGCCGCGCTGCAGGACAAGGACGCGGTCGGTGTGGTGCAGGCCCTGCAGGACGTCGTGGGCGACTGGACGCTGGCCGGCCTGGATGGCCCGCGCGGGCAGTCGGCGGCCCAGTTGCAGGTGCGCCTGGCCGATACCGTGGCTGGCACGGCGGCCCTGGCGGACACCGTCGAACAGGCGCTGGCGCAGGTGCTGGCGCGCGCCGAGCGCGGCGACCGGGTGCTGGTGTTCGGTTCGTTCCATACCGCTGCCGCTGCCCTGCAAGGGCTGCAGGCCCGCGCCTGA